From Candidatus Hydrogenedentota bacterium, one genomic window encodes:
- a CDS encoding DUF4384 domain-containing protein, with the protein MAKDARNDWAVERVEPAKGWWSEKAPDAAPNSLLFLAAPDGPGAAPAAPGRRLPGNLQGRKGLSFLRVYKDVSSAQLAFAGVKQDGAGRPYDMLVPCQWQVANPEQFLARHPLQPVEMARAGASLSKKLVESWLADALLQFVRRTLRHDRPDLTLELLRDHNALPASWWQEQFNQSLGGFGLQLAVTAAPAWESEAAQRAEAERRRKEDLSRIAREREQALAAKRREDELQARHDTEMARIANDRSLNEEQKARQKAVLEQRHRADILKAQGEHEKLRHGLEQAALEHEIKMAELRNDLDGARNAKARKAEADERHAAVMGEFQKAQQAFEAMAEKLFGLLERLLDQTSHYQALEELVNQHKVAPNVIRLMGYPTLFQEFLERLKAKTQQAQPMRFKMPKLTTRDATSLNVNRKTVQALPVDAITKGSSLQFEFTATRNGYATLLNLGTSGSIWLNVPSAFVLPGNARVQAGQRCFIPNADGPGLLPQDGLDRNGLYYGEGGPVGWEHMAIIISDEPLFDPAICSRAQPREPFIRLAHEEVLELMERLEANPDMWTADVLSFLVVER; encoded by the coding sequence ATGGCCAAGGATGCAAGGAACGATTGGGCCGTCGAGCGGGTGGAACCGGCCAAGGGCTGGTGGAGCGAGAAAGCGCCGGACGCCGCGCCGAATTCGCTCTTGTTCCTGGCCGCGCCGGACGGGCCGGGCGCCGCGCCGGCGGCGCCGGGCAGGAGGCTGCCGGGCAACCTGCAGGGCAGGAAGGGCCTGTCTTTTCTGCGCGTCTACAAGGACGTGAGCAGCGCCCAGCTCGCCTTCGCGGGCGTGAAGCAGGACGGCGCGGGCCGCCCCTACGACATGCTGGTCCCATGCCAATGGCAGGTCGCCAACCCGGAACAGTTCCTGGCGCGGCATCCGCTGCAGCCGGTCGAAATGGCCCGCGCGGGCGCCTCGCTCTCGAAGAAGCTGGTCGAATCGTGGCTGGCCGACGCGCTGCTGCAGTTCGTCCGCCGGACGCTGCGCCACGATCGCCCGGACCTGACCCTGGAATTGCTGCGCGACCACAACGCGCTGCCCGCTTCGTGGTGGCAGGAGCAGTTCAACCAGTCTTTGGGCGGTTTCGGATTGCAGCTTGCCGTTACCGCGGCGCCGGCGTGGGAAAGCGAAGCCGCACAGCGCGCGGAAGCCGAACGCAGGCGCAAGGAAGACCTGAGCCGCATCGCCCGCGAGCGGGAACAGGCGCTCGCGGCCAAGCGCCGGGAGGACGAACTCCAGGCGCGCCACGACACGGAAATGGCCCGGATCGCGAACGACCGGAGCCTCAACGAAGAGCAGAAAGCGCGCCAGAAGGCAGTCCTTGAGCAAAGGCACCGCGCCGACATACTCAAGGCCCAGGGCGAACACGAGAAGCTCCGGCACGGCCTCGAACAGGCCGCGCTCGAACACGAAATCAAGATGGCGGAACTGCGCAACGACCTCGACGGCGCGCGCAACGCCAAGGCGCGCAAGGCGGAGGCCGACGAGCGGCACGCGGCCGTCATGGGCGAGTTCCAGAAGGCGCAGCAGGCCTTCGAAGCCATGGCGGAGAAACTGTTCGGGCTCCTCGAGCGCCTTCTCGACCAGACCAGCCACTACCAGGCCCTCGAAGAACTGGTGAACCAGCACAAGGTCGCGCCCAACGTGATACGGCTCATGGGTTATCCCACGCTGTTCCAGGAATTCCTGGAACGATTGAAGGCCAAGACGCAACAGGCGCAACCCATGCGGTTCAAGATGCCCAAACTGACCACCCGCGACGCGACATCGCTGAACGTGAACCGGAAGACCGTCCAGGCGCTGCCCGTGGACGCCATCACGAAAGGCAGTTCGCTCCAGTTCGAATTCACCGCGACGCGGAACGGCTATGCGACGCTGCTCAACCTCGGAACCAGCGGCAGCATTTGGCTCAATGTGCCGAGCGCGTTTGTCTTGCCGGGAAACGCCCGCGTGCAGGCCGGACAGCGCTGTTTCATCCCGAACGCGGACGGGCCCGGCCTGCTTCCGCAAGACGGCCTCGACCGCAACGGATTGTATTACGGCGAAGGAGGGCCCGTGGGCTGGGAGCATATGGCGATTATCATCTCCGACGAGCCCTTGTTTGACCCCGCCATCTGCAGCCGGGCCCAGCCGCGCGAACCTTTCATTCGCCTCGCTCACGAGGAAGTGCTCGAACTCATGGAACGCCTGGAAGCAAACCCGGACATGTGGACCGCGGACGTCTTGTCGTTCCTGGTCGTGGAACGGTAG